In a single window of the Chryseobacterium culicis genome:
- a CDS encoding twin-arginine translocase TatA/TatE family subunit, translated as MNTLTILALSWQHILIVAILLVLLFGGKKIPELMRGVGSGIKEFKDAVKEEDKPGSENNKSASNNNNSSSN; from the coding sequence ATGAATACACTAACAATACTTGCCTTATCTTGGCAGCACATCCTTATCGTAGCAATACTTTTAGTATTACTTTTTGGAGGAAAGAAAATTCCGGAATTAATGAGAGGAGTAGGTTCAGGAATCAAGGAATTTAAAGATGCAGTAAAAGAAGAAGACAAACCTGGTTCTGAAAACAATAAATCGGCTTCCAATAATAACAATTCTTCCAGCAACTAA
- a CDS encoding DUF4254 domain-containing protein, with protein sequence MKFTETAWKVFNQAIEDYHVSDDVNTLINNPFEKDSLERILYAKNWIDTVQWHLEDIIRDENIDPAEALQLKRTIDASNQKRTDLVEYIDGWFLNTFENITPKPEAKINTETPAWAVDRLSILALKVYHMSLEANRESASEEHRNNCQAKLDVLLTQKEDLSTSIDQLLTDIENGNVKMKVYKQMKMYNDESLNPILYQKGQQK encoded by the coding sequence ATGAAATTTACTGAGACTGCATGGAAAGTCTTCAATCAAGCTATTGAAGACTATCACGTGTCTGATGACGTTAACACTCTAATTAATAACCCGTTCGAAAAAGATAGTTTGGAACGGATTTTGTATGCAAAGAACTGGATTGATACCGTTCAATGGCATTTGGAAGATATAATTAGAGATGAAAATATTGATCCGGCAGAGGCTCTTCAACTGAAGAGAACAATAGACGCCTCCAATCAGAAAAGAACTGATCTGGTAGAATATATTGACGGCTGGTTTCTTAATACGTTTGAAAATATAACTCCTAAACCTGAAGCAAAAATAAATACGGAAACTCCCGCTTGGGCAGTAGACAGGCTATCAATTCTTGCATTAAAGGTTTATCATATGTCGTTAGAAGCTAATAGAGAATCCGCTTCTGAAGAACACAGAAACAACTGCCAGGCTAAACTGGATGTTCTGCTTACTCAGAAAGAAGACCTCTCAACTTCTATAGATCAGTTGCTTACTGATATTGAAAACGGTAACGTTAAGATGAAAGTGTACAAACAAATGAAAATGTACAACGATGAAAGTCTTAACCCAATCCTTTATCAAAAAGGGCAACAGAAATGA